Proteins encoded by one window of bacterium:
- a CDS encoding porin family protein has translation MKRNASVLVLIIGMLVSFISPSFAWDGQRKGFILGIGAGGGLATYKPYTTFSDFGSNSDSEMNREKKFALMTDFKIGYAPSNQVALFWISKVAWFGHTYEYADGSSQSYTFADGIGGLGVAYYFQPQGPSPYLTAGLGFSTFSAPFEKDFDGFTGSGLALGAGYEFSKHWSVEGNFTWGSPNEEYFDGEAGFKTWAARVTINVLGY, from the coding sequence ATGAAGCGCAACGCATCCGTTCTGGTTTTGATCATTGGGATGTTGGTCAGTTTCATCTCGCCGTCCTTTGCCTGGGACGGGCAGCGCAAGGGCTTCATTCTCGGCATTGGCGCCGGCGGCGGGCTGGCAACCTACAAGCCCTATACCACATTTTCCGATTTCGGCTCGAACTCGGATTCAGAAATGAACCGAGAAAAGAAATTTGCGCTCATGACGGATTTCAAGATCGGCTATGCGCCGAGCAACCAGGTGGCGCTCTTTTGGATAAGCAAAGTGGCCTGGTTCGGCCACACCTATGAATACGCCGACGGATCCAGCCAAAGCTACACGTTTGCCGACGGCATTGGCGGTTTGGGCGTGGCCTACTATTTCCAGCCGCAAGGCCCGTCGCCCTACCTCACTGCGGGTCTGGGATTTTCCACTTTCAGTGCGCCTTTTGAAAAGGATTTCGACGGATTTACCGGCTCGGGCTTGGCGCTCGGCGCGGGCTACGAGTTTTCCAAGCATTGGAGCGTAGAAGGTAATTTCACGTGGGGAAGTCCGAATGAGGAATATTTCGACGGCGAGGCGGGCTTCAAAACCTGGGCGGCGAGGGTGACGATCAATGTGTTGGGATATTAG
- a CDS encoding T9SS type A sorting domain-containing protein, whose protein sequence is MQKDEALIRQAMLCAMARGSNFTIKELPTNFTKFLQRIFRQAENRSPSGGPTNRLIKGGTMKYFTYGLVVISLLNLAELLAQTTISGPISGTWDTSGSPYLVIDNCVVPTNQRLVIMPGVKVVIGQNLRITVNGWIEALGTSTNRIQFVAPNDTVYWDKMVVNYSTSGVTKFRYCDFINSGTALHLLNNAHTNEAMKNEVQNCVFRNCTQSGIQVEAVGTFRSNGMLPPSAFRPYASPIISNNVFDATTDGITLYIQGSRWQHTMGYWYTYGNASPIIAGNVFKNLSGSALGMTKGNITENASFPVFVNNTLWEVSSGVFAQAPYDAIVKNNIFANTEIGVKREGALTSSVTHNCFYEKNSNNFVGFPSSYGTIVMNNNNGTPSDIGFNIFLDPQFVNGQDLYLPQSSPCIDAGTRDSTTFFLPDFDIAGNSRIFDGNGDGSSVVDLGAYEYSSPTNITEKRERLNMPSELALFQNFPNPFNPETAILYELPQTSQVEVAIFNLLGERIRTLVNERQAAGQHRLHWDGRNEFGRQVPSGVYLYRLRAGEFVQTRKMILMQ, encoded by the coding sequence ATGCAGAAAGACGAAGCTCTTATACGCCAAGCGATGCTCTGTGCGATGGCGAGGGGTTCCAACTTTACTATAAAAGAGCTTCCAACTAACTTCACTAAGTTTCTACAGCGGATTTTCAGGCAAGCTGAAAACCGCAGCCCTTCGGGCGGCCCAACTAATCGCTTAATCAAGGGAGGTACCATGAAGTACTTTACGTACGGTCTCGTCGTCATTTCGCTGCTTAATTTGGCGGAACTTCTGGCTCAAACGACAATATCCGGGCCTATTTCTGGAACTTGGGACACAAGTGGAAGTCCTTACCTTGTAATAGACAACTGTGTTGTGCCCACCAATCAACGCTTGGTAATTATGCCGGGCGTGAAAGTGGTCATCGGACAGAATCTCAGAATCACGGTAAACGGTTGGATTGAAGCCCTTGGAACGTCGACGAATCGTATTCAATTCGTGGCGCCTAACGATACCGTATATTGGGATAAGATGGTGGTCAACTATTCTACGAGCGGGGTGACAAAATTTCGTTACTGTGATTTCATTAATTCCGGTACAGCCTTGCATCTCTTAAATAATGCTCACACAAACGAAGCAATGAAAAACGAGGTGCAGAATTGCGTGTTTCGAAACTGTACCCAAAGTGGAATTCAGGTAGAAGCGGTGGGCACTTTTAGATCAAATGGCATGCTTCCGCCTTCGGCATTTCGGCCCTATGCTAGCCCAATAATCAGCAATAATGTCTTCGACGCTACAACTGATGGTATCACGTTGTATATACAAGGAAGCCGATGGCAGCACACCATGGGGTATTGGTATACGTATGGCAATGCTTCACCAATTATTGCCGGAAACGTGTTCAAGAACCTGAGCGGTTCTGCACTTGGCATGACAAAAGGCAATATTACGGAAAATGCCTCTTTTCCAGTTTTTGTGAACAACACTTTGTGGGAGGTGAGCAGTGGGGTATTTGCGCAAGCGCCTTACGACGCAATCGTGAAAAACAACATCTTTGCCAATACCGAGATCGGTGTCAAAAGAGAAGGGGCGCTGACTTCATCGGTGACTCACAATTGCTTTTATGAGAAAAATTCCAACAACTTCGTGGGATTCCCATCATCCTATGGCACGATCGTTATGAACAATAATAACGGCACGCCATCCGATATCGGTTTCAATATCTTCTTAGACCCGCAATTTGTAAATGGACAGGATCTTTATTTGCCACAATCATCGCCTTGCATTGATGCAGGAACCAGAGATTCAACGACTTTTTTCTTGCCTGATTTCGATATCGCCGGGAATTCTCGTATTTTTGATGGCAATGGCGATGGGAGCAGCGTGGTAGATCTTGGCGCATATGAATACAGTTCACCTACCAACATTACTGAAAAGCGTGAAAGGTTGAATATGCCATCAGAACTTGCTCTCTTCCAAAACTTCCCCAACCCCTTCAACCCCGAAACCGCCATTCTTTACGAATTGCCGCAAACGAGCCAAGTCGAAGTTGCCATTTTCAATCTGCTTGGGGAGAGGATTCGCACTCTCGTCAATGAGCGGCAAGCGGCGGGGCAGCATCGCTTGCACTGGGATGGCCGCAATGAGTTTGGCAGGCAAGTGCCCTCGGGTGTTTATCTCTACCGCTTGCGCGCCGGTGAATTCGTGCAAACGCGCAAGATGATTTTGATGCAGTAG
- a CDS encoding ABC transporter permease: MLKLIIIKELCEIISSTKFAVTFAVCAVLILLAFYVGGRNYQVSKAQYDAAVAENLRQMEGLTDWLMVRNHRIFLPPHPLAALVTGVANDIGRTATIHGRGEVGAEDSRYSDDPVFAVFRFLDLDFIFQIVLSLFAILFAYDAINGEKERGTLQLTFANAIPRAQYILGKIIGSFLALAVPLLIPIALGALLLPLMSIPMSGEDWLRLTLVVLAGMLYFGAFLTLSVFISTRTHRSAHSFLLLLVVWIAAVLIVPRASVLLAGRAVDVPSVDEIASQKSRYHAQLWEQDRKAMGAFKPESNDKPDQLLNQFNSFMQKIADEREKKMLEFSVRLNEQRRNRQTVQEQVAFNLARVSPAAAFALASSNLVGTSLVLKQHYLEEAGKYQQAYASFIREKTGGSLMGGRVMMFRTTDGEEEKRNPIDPHAIPAFVYQAMPLSRALQAAILDIGLLIFFNVVFFAGAFVSFLRYDLR, from the coding sequence ATGCTCAAACTCATCATCATAAAAGAGCTGTGCGAAATCATCAGCTCGACGAAATTCGCCGTCACCTTTGCCGTGTGCGCGGTGTTGATTCTGCTCGCATTTTATGTTGGCGGCCGGAATTATCAAGTGAGCAAAGCGCAATACGACGCCGCGGTCGCGGAAAACCTGCGCCAGATGGAGGGCCTCACCGACTGGCTGATGGTGCGCAATCATCGCATTTTTTTGCCGCCGCATCCGCTGGCCGCGCTGGTCACCGGCGTTGCGAACGACATCGGCCGCACGGCAACGATACATGGCCGCGGCGAAGTCGGCGCCGAAGACAGCCGCTACAGCGACGATCCCGTCTTTGCCGTGTTTCGTTTTCTCGATTTGGATTTCATTTTTCAAATCGTGCTTTCCCTTTTTGCGATTCTATTCGCGTACGACGCGATTAACGGCGAAAAAGAACGAGGCACGCTCCAGCTTACTTTTGCAAACGCCATTCCCCGCGCGCAGTATATTCTCGGTAAAATCATCGGCTCATTTCTCGCGCTTGCCGTGCCGTTGTTGATTCCCATTGCCCTAGGCGCGTTGCTTTTGCCGCTCATGAGTATTCCCATGTCCGGCGAAGATTGGCTGCGGCTCACGCTGGTGGTGCTCGCCGGGATGTTGTATTTCGGCGCATTTCTCACGTTGTCCGTTTTCATTTCCACGCGCACGCATCGTTCGGCGCATTCCTTTTTGCTGCTGCTCGTCGTGTGGATTGCAGCGGTGTTGATCGTGCCGCGCGCTTCGGTGTTGCTGGCAGGCCGCGCCGTGGACGTGCCTTCGGTCGATGAAATTGCCTCGCAGAAGAGCCGGTATCACGCGCAGTTGTGGGAGCAAGACCGCAAGGCCATGGGCGCTTTCAAGCCGGAATCCAACGACAAGCCCGATCAGTTGCTGAACCAATTCAACAGCTTCATGCAAAAGATCGCAGACGAGCGCGAGAAGAAGATGCTGGAGTTTTCTGTGCGCCTCAATGAACAACGCCGCAACCGGCAGACGGTGCAAGAGCAAGTGGCATTCAATTTGGCGCGTGTTTCACCCGCGGCGGCCTTCGCGCTGGCCTCTTCGAATCTCGTCGGCACTTCTCTGGTGTTAAAGCAACATTACTTGGAGGAAGCGGGCAAATACCAGCAGGCCTACGCCTCGTTCATTCGCGAGAAAACCGGCGGCAGCCTGATGGGTGGGCGCGTCATGATGTTCCGCACGACGGACGGTGAAGAAGAGAAACGCAATCCCATCGATCCGCACGCCATTCCGGCTTTCGTCTATCAGGCGATGCCACTGTCGCGCGCCCTGCAAGCCGCGATTTTAGATATTGGATTGTTGATTTTTTTTAATGTCGTTTTCTTCGCCGGCGCTTTCGTGTCGTTTCTGCGGTATGACTTGCGGTAG
- a CDS encoding ABC transporter permease subunit yields the protein MLATLIQKELKAILLSPKFAATFATCAALILLSIFIGIQDYRAAVRQYDAAQQLNEQEMREQTSWRVISSRVYRQPDPMQILVSGVNNDIGRLSLVNAMEAIKLRNSSYSDDPIFAVFRFIDFVFIVQVVLSLFAILFTFDAVNGEREGGTLKLVFSNAIPRAQYILAKFFGSWLGLVLPLLIPILLGILLIMLHRVPTDGVFWLKVTALIGMSILFFTFFIAFGVLMSSLTRNSSVSFLLALVMWVLFVLIIPRAGVMAAGQIVSVPSVAEIEGQQDRFEKESWDKHMKDMSARWRSRDAQMEGMSPEQREAYRDEHEWEWLEEEDKARKTMLKEINDFSIKLNEDLRNRKAQQERLGFALSRFSPASAYQLAAMHLAGTDLTLKTRYEDAMQNYRNTFTSFTEKKQKEAGGLGGIRITVDSEKGFSISGDRDKGSLDLSELPRFQAPAHSFAEALAPTLMDWGLLALCPIGAFAGAFVVFLRYDVR from the coding sequence ATGCTTGCAACCCTCATTCAAAAAGAGCTTAAAGCCATCCTGCTCAGTCCGAAGTTCGCCGCAACATTTGCCACCTGCGCGGCGTTGATTCTGTTGAGCATTTTTATCGGCATTCAGGATTATCGCGCCGCCGTGCGGCAGTATGACGCCGCGCAACAACTCAACGAGCAGGAGATGCGCGAACAAACCTCCTGGCGCGTCATCTCCTCGCGCGTCTACCGCCAGCCCGATCCCATGCAGATTCTGGTTTCCGGCGTGAACAACGACATCGGCCGGTTGTCACTGGTCAATGCGATGGAAGCCATCAAGCTGCGCAACAGCAGTTATTCCGATGATCCCATTTTTGCGGTGTTTCGTTTCATTGATTTTGTTTTCATCGTACAAGTCGTGCTCTCGCTGTTCGCCATTCTCTTCACCTTCGACGCGGTCAACGGAGAGCGCGAAGGCGGCACGCTCAAGCTGGTGTTCTCGAATGCCATTCCGCGCGCGCAATACATTCTCGCAAAATTTTTCGGCTCCTGGCTCGGCCTGGTGCTGCCGCTGTTGATTCCGATTCTGCTCGGCATTTTACTGATCATGTTGCACCGCGTTCCCACGGACGGCGTCTTCTGGCTGAAAGTAACGGCGCTGATTGGCATGTCGATTTTATTCTTCACCTTCTTCATTGCATTCGGCGTGTTGATGTCCAGCTTGACGCGCAATTCCTCTGTCTCATTTCTGCTTGCGCTGGTGATGTGGGTTTTGTTTGTGTTGATTATCCCGCGCGCCGGCGTGATGGCTGCCGGGCAAATCGTTTCCGTGCCCAGCGTCGCTGAAATCGAAGGCCAGCAAGATCGCTTCGAGAAAGAAAGCTGGGACAAACACATGAAGGACATGTCCGCGCGCTGGCGCAGCCGCGATGCGCAGATGGAAGGCATGTCGCCCGAACAGCGTGAAGCCTATCGCGACGAACACGAGTGGGAATGGCTCGAGGAGGAAGATAAGGCGCGCAAAACCATGCTGAAAGAGATCAACGATTTTTCCATTAAATTGAATGAGGATTTGCGCAACCGCAAAGCGCAGCAAGAACGCCTGGGATTCGCGCTCTCCCGCTTTTCACCGGCCTCGGCCTACCAGCTTGCTGCGATGCATCTTGCGGGCACGGATTTGACGCTGAAGACGCGCTACGAAGACGCCATGCAAAATTACCGCAATACCTTCACCTCCTTCACCGAGAAAAAGCAGAAAGAAGCCGGCGGCCTCGGCGGCATTCGCATTACAGTTGATTCTGAGAAGGGCTTTTCGATCAGCGGCGACCGCGACAAAGGCTCGCTGGATTTGAGTGAGCTGCCGCGCTTTCAAGCGCCTGCCCATTCCTTTGCAGAAGCCCTTGCGCCCACGCTTATGGATTGGGGATTGCTGGCGCTTTGCCCGATCGGTGCATTTGCCGGCGCGTTTGTGGTGTTCTTGCGGTATGATGTGAGATGA